CTCCGCAAAGATCTTTCTTTCGTCGATATTCAGGACTACAACACGCCACCAATGGAAGCATTGGACGGGGAAATCTATCAGTCGCACACGGTCGATTATCACGCGGCATTAGCTGATCTCCTGCTACACGGATTCTATGTCGGTGGCAATCGTGCGCAGTGGTTTCCACCCCTTCCTGCAAGTAAGGTGGTGATCGGCTTTCTCGTTGGCTATGCGCAGCCATCGGTGGTCAGTGATGCCATGCGCTACCTCATGACCGGCAACGCGCCTGTGGGCACGCACTACCGGCTGAGCAACTCGTACGGCTATCCGCATCTGCTGGGCGCGATGTTCTGGAATATCGATATGGACCGCCGGCAGAACTACAAGTTCTCCAATCTCATTGGGCCGCAACTTCATCATTTTGCTGTGCAGCCATGAGCTCTTCGACGGCCGATAGAGTTGCTGGTGTTGCGAAGCTCCATCTATCCGCAATAACCTGCATCTCACCCTGGGATCGATTCCCAAGGGTGAGATGTTTTCGAGCTAGGTCAGTGTCTTCAATTTGCGCATCGACGAGCGCTCTCAGGATAGATGCTGCTGTCTCGGCCAGGTTTCTTCCAGTCTTCGCATTGTGAAATCAAGTGTTTTATCAGCTAAGAAAAGTGATGCAAGCTGGCGTTGGAACCGCCGTATAGTTGCCAGAGAATTTCAGTGAACCATCGCTCTCGTGAATATGGAAGCGCACGATATTGTCACTGAGTTGGTTACATGCGAAGAGAAATCGGCCCGTCGGATCGATGCAGAAGTTGCGCGGGTAATCCCCCATCGTGGAGTTTTCTCCTGCAAATGCAAGCCTGCCGTCAGTGCCTATCTTAAAGACTGAAATTGTATTGTGGAGCCGGTTGGCCGCATAAAGGACGTTGCCTTGAGCGGAGATTGCAATCTCTGATGAGAAGTTGGTTCCCACAAAACCCCGAGGCAATGCGGAGATAATTTGCTGACGGTCGAGGATGCCAGAATCAGGGGCGTAGTGAAAGAAGGCGATGGTAGACGCTTCTTCCTGAATGGAGTACATCCAGCGCTTATTGGGGTGAAATGCAAAGTGTCGCGGTCCGTCACCGGTAGGCAGCTTAAAAAAAGGCGTTGCTGCAACCGGCGTCAGCTTGCCTGTTTCCTCCTGCAGTCGATAGCTGTAGATGCGGTCCTGTCCCAGATCAGTGGAGAGTACGAACCGATTGTTGGGGTCGGCATGAATCATATGCGCATGCGGAGCGTCGTGTCCGCTGATGGCAAAGCTGCCAGCAGGTGCGTTTGTAGCGCGTTGCGCGCCAATTG
The DNA window shown above is from Acidobacterium capsulatum ATCC 51196 and carries:
- a CDS encoding lactonase family protein — encoded protein: MNENSSRRQFLKSAATVAVAAAAHRVAGATEHISKSGKTFAYVGTYTGDLGKQKNGEGIYRFELDPHNGDLLHGTLVARTPSPSWITIHPSKRYLYAINEVENFEGNNGSVSAFAIDRGSGALCLINTVSSAGAGPAYMSVDARGKFAFVANYIGGSIAVLPIRADGSLGSAVCVHHDTGAIGAQRATNAPAGSFAISGHDAPHAHMIHADPNNRFVLSTDLGQDRIYSYRLQEETGKLTPVAATPFFKLPTGDGPRHFAFHPNKRWMYSIQEEASTIAFFHYAPDSGILDRQQIISALPRGFVGTNFSSEIAISAQGNVLYAANRLHNTISVFKIGTDGRLAFAGENSTMGDYPRNFCIDPTGRFLFACNQLSDNIVRFHIHESDGSLKFSGNYTAVPTPACITFLS